The genomic window CCCACGAGGGATTCGGGATGTTGTTGGAAGCCGCGCTCCGGATGAAGGCCGGCTATTTCGTGGTGACTTCGAATGTGGATGGCCATTTTCAGAAGGCCGGGTTTTCGCCGGACAACATCCTTGAGATCCATGGTTCCATCCATCACCTGCAATGTCGGACCGCATGCAAGGCAGGCCTCTGGTCGGCGGATGGATTGGAAATCGAGGTGGACCTGGAAAGTTGCGAAGCAACCTCCAAATTGCCATCGTGTCCGGCCTGCGGGGAGATGGCCCGCCCCAACATCATGATGTTCGGTGACTATTGGTGGCTCGGGAAGCGGGAAAAGGAACAGAGGGCCGCCTACGACCGCTGGCTGGAGTCGGTGCGGGGGAAGCGGCTGGTGGTGGTCGAGTGCGGTGCCGGCACCGCTATCCCTAGCATCCGGATGCTGTCCTCCAGAGTTGCGGAAGCGCCGGAAGCAACGTTGATCCGGATCAATCCGCGTGACTGCGACGTCGGCCCCGGAGAAATTTCTCTGCCGGTCGGCGCGCAGGAAGGGATCCGGCAGCTCCTCACGCCTTGAAAAATCCTGCGGTGGTCACAACTCCGCCAGCGTTCCCTCGGTGACGCCGAGTTTTTCAAGGGCGTGCACCTTGTCGATGAGGTCGAAGGCGTCCGATTTTCCTGAGAGGAGATCCTGGTAGGCGCGGATGGTTTTTGCTGCGTCGTCGGTTTCGTCCAACAACTCGATGCGGAAACGTGAGAGTCCGGCTGCGCGCAGGTGTTCGTAGTAGCGGGCGCCGGTCTGGGCCTTGCCGTTGAAGAGGGTGTTGCGGCAGCCGACGTCGGCCTGCAGGCGGTGGAGCTGGCCGACGCGGTCGCGCAGGTGCACGACGTGCGATTCACACGGGCGGCCGCAGTCCTTGTAGGTCGTCCCCTTGCTGAGGAAGGTGCAGAACACGCAGTGCTCCATATGGAACATCGGCATGTGCTGGTGCAGCGTGAGCTCGAACCACTCCGGCGGCGCGCCCGCCAGCAGGTCCAGCACCTGGCCGATGTTCAGGTCGTAGGAAATGGTGAGGTGGTCGAGGGACGCATTCTCCATCAGCAGTTTCGCTGTGATCGGGTTGGCGACATTGAGGGAGAAGTCGCCGATTTTTTTCAGGTCGTGGCGGTCCTTGTAGAAGTGGAGTGATGCGAGGTTGCGGAGCAGCAGGCCGTCAGGCGCGGCTTTTTCAATCAGTTTCAGGTAGCCCATCTCGCCGGGCTTGAGGATGCGGGGAGTGGCGAGATGAATCGCCGAGTCCGATGTTCTGACGAGCGCGACCGCTTCCTTGTAGCGGCGGGGGTCTTCGAAATCGCAGTAGAGGGTTTCCACTCCGCATTCGAGCGCCGAGGACACCTGGTCCATGGTGCGGCAGAGCACGGACAGGTGTGGAGCGGTGGAAGTGGCGGACCGGGTGACGGCGGGCAGAAGATCCCGATGGGTGGTGGTGATCTTCGGCGGTTCCGGCTTGATGGCTGCGGCGTCCTCAAGCTGTTTGACGAGCGCGCGGCGGAGCTGGTTAAGGGCGGAAACGGCGATGTGGCAGTTTCCCTGCAAACGGTTGTCGAGCGAGCCGAGTTCGAAGGATGAGTCGCCGAGCCGGCCCAATTGCTCGGCGAGCTTTTCCGCTCCCAGCGGATGTTTTTCCGCCTCCAGAAGGGCCATGGCCGAGGATTCCGAGAAGGTGCGGCCGGCATATGCCGCCGCCACGGTGATCGGTTCGCCGGGTTGGCCGGTGACGACGAAGTGCAGCGGCGTCTTTTTCTCAGCGGGTCGCGTGTTCTGCCAGAAGCGGCGGAGTTCGGAGTCGAGTTTCGGGTCGGACGTCTTGTAGAGCGTGTGGCCGGGCTTGATGCGGTCGAAGTTGATGCCGCTGTAGGTGAGGTGGAAAATGAGACGGTCCCCCTCGATGACCCAGATGCGGGCGCCTTGTTCGAGGTCGCGGTTTTCCCCCGCGTCGAAGACCACGCCATCGCCGGCGGTGAAGGGGACGCCTGTCAGATTTCCGAGACGGATCCAGCCGGGGCCGCAGTCGATGATGGTGCCCAGCAGCGGTCCTCGCTTTTTCCCAAATTTCCCGTGAGTGAGGTACGGGTGGTTCGTCCCTGCGAACCAACCGGTGCTGAGGCCGCGGGAAAAGGTCATTTCCAGCTCGTAGCGGTCGGAGGGAGTGATCGGCGATTCACTGTCGGAAATCGTTGCGTCGAGCGCCTTTCGATAGACCCGGGTGACGGCGGAGACGTATTCGGGGGATTTCAACCGGCCTTCGATCTTGAATGACTTCACTCCGGCCTTCACCAGTTGCGGGACGAGGTCCACCGCCGCGAGGTCCTGGGGGCTGAGCAGGTATCGCACCGCGCCGAGTTCGCGTTTCTCGCCATCGACGACGATTTCGTAAGGCATGCGGCAGGCTTGCGCGCATTCGCCACGGTTCGCGCTGCGCTGGCCGAGCGACTCGCTTGTCAGACACTGGCCGGAGTAGGCCACGCAGAGCGCGCCGTGCACGAAGACCTCCAGAGGGGTCTTGAGATCAAGGCTTTCGGTATTGTGTGCGTGGAACCGTTCGATTTCCTTGATGGAGAGTTCACGTGCGAGCACGGCGCGTTCCATCGGGAAAAGCGTCTCGGCGAACGCCAGTCCTTCGGGGGAGGTGATCGTCATCTGCGTGGAGGCGTGCAGTTCCACATTCGGGGCGACGGTGCGGGCGAGTTTCGCGAGGCCCAGATCCTGGATGATGAGCGCGTCCACTCCGGCGGCGGCGATTTTCCGGAGCTGCTCCTCCGCCGCTTTCAACTCGCTGGTGAAAATCAGGGTGTTCATCGTGACGAATCCCTTCACGCCGTGGCGGTGGAGGAAATCCATCAGCTCCACGAGATCCGCTTCGATGAAGTTGTCCGCACGGAGGCGGGCGTTGAACTTCGGCAGGCCGAAAAAGATCGCGTCCGCCCCGGCCGCCACCGCCGCACGGGCGCAGTCCCAGTTGCCCGCAGGGGCAAGGAGTTCAGGAGTCGTGTCAGGTGGAAGCGAAGGCATGAGGAAAGTGAAGCACGCCTGCCCGACTACGAACAGCCGAGAAAATGGCGACACTTTTCTGATTCATTCCGCGATTTTTCCTGAAAAGGGGTCGGAAATCGCGGATCCGCGAACCGGACGGATCAAAAACGACGGGTTGTCCCGTCTTGAAGATTCGCCAGGTCCGTGTGTCTGTTCCTCAGATCTGGTATCCGCTTGTGTCGCCGCCACGAGCGACCGCGGTGGACATGCGGGGCACGAGTTCCACCGGCATCCGCTCCATCTTCGGCTTGGCGGCCTTGGTTTGTTCGATGCGTGAGACGATCATCCGGGCCGCTGCAAGTCCCATGCTGTAAGGCTTTTGCTTCACGGTGGTGAGGGCCGGCGTGAGACGGCTGCCGAAGCTCTCGTTTCCATAGCCGATGACCGAGAGGTCCTCTGGAATCCTTTTGCCGAGAGCGGCGGCCTCGCGATAGACATCCTCGGCGATCTCGTCGGTCGCGCAGAAAACGGCGGTCACCTTGTCCAGGCATTCCAGCGTCTCGCGAATATACGTCCTTCGCGATTGCGTCACCGGGAGCTCCACAAAATGCGGCTTCACGCCGGGCGCGCGGCGCAGCACTTCGGCAAAGCAGGAACGGCGGTCCCTCGCCCAGGACTCGGAATTCGGCCCGGCGAAATGCAGGATCTCCTTGTGTCCCAGCGAGAGCAGGTGGTCCACGACCGCCTCCGCTCCCTGTGCTTCGTCCGTTTGAACGACGTCGGCGCGGAAGGAATCCGGCAGCATGGAATCGATGGTCACCAGCGGCAGATCACGGCGTTTCAGGTCGGAAATATGGGTGCGGTACAAATTCGCGAACCATGGCCAGAGAATCGCGCCATCCACCCGCCAATCCATGAGCCGCTCGATCTGGCGGAGTTCCAGGACCTCGTTGGTCTGCGGCATCTGGTGCTGAGACCAGAGGGCGAGCGGCACATAGTCATGCTCGGTGAGACCGTCATGGATGCCGTGCAGCACGTCCGACCAAAAGCTGTTGGAGGGCGGGACCATCACGCCGATCATGCGGGTGCGTCCGGAGCGGATGGCGTGGACCAGGTTGTTCGGCCGGTAGCCGAGCGCGTCCGCCGCGTCCATGACACGGGCGATGGTCTTGTGATTCAGTCCCTCACCCCCGCGCAGGGCGAGGGAGACGGTGGTTCGGGCGACACCCGCTTCACGGGCGATGGCGGATTGGGACACGGCGCGACGTTCGGCAATTTGTTGCATGGCAGATGCAAGCACGGGAACCGCTCTCCCGCCACCGCCGGGTATTCTCGGCTTTGGGTAAATCTCTTCCCGTCATTTCCCGAAACTTCCCCGGGGCAGGGGGGTTAATGGACCAGCTATCATCCTGCCATGCTGCCGAAAGCCGATCAAACCTGGACCATCTTCGAAGCCGCCCACCTGCTGAACCGTGCGGGTTTCGGCGGGAGTCCCTCCGATATCAGAAATTTCCATGGGCTGGGCCGGGAGAAGGCGGTGGAGTCCCTGGTTTCACCCGCAGAGCCCTTGGACGCCTTCCCGCTTCCGGAGTGGAGTTCCGACGAGCAGGTGGCGGAAGATTACAAGAAACTCATCGCCGGGCGGCAGGCCCTGCGGCAGCAGTCGCGCGGCCTCTCGCCCGAGAAGGCGGAGATGGCAAAACGCGAAGCCCAGCGCGCGGTACGGCGGGAATACCGCGAACGCGAGGCGGAGGCGCGGACGTGGTGGTTCCGCCGCATGCTGACGACAGAGGCTCCCCTGCGGGAGAAAATGACGCTTTTCTGGCACGACCATTTCGCCACCTCCGTCCAGAAGGTGAAGCAGACCGCACTGGTCGTGCGCCAGAACGATCTCTTCCGCAGACATGCCTTCGGCAGCTTCCGCGATCTCACCCAGGCCATCCTCATGGACCCGGCGATGACTCTCTACCTCGACACACAGAGTTCGAAAAAGGGCATGCCCAATGAGAATTTCGCCCGCGAGGTGATGGAACTTTTCACGCTCGGGGAAGGGAATTACAGCGAGCAGGACATCCGGGAGGCCGCCCGGGCCTTCACGGGATACCAGATCAACCGTGCCACCGGCACCGTCACCCACAACAAGAAACAATGGGACGGTTCCAATAAAACCATCTTCGGTAAAACCGCTCCCTACGACGGCAAGGGTGTCATCGATCTCATTTTCACGAAAAAGGAGACCGCGCGTTTCATGGCGGGAAAACTCTGGGAGTTCTTTGTTTACGAAAAGCCGAACGCCGCCGCTCTCGACGCGCTTGCGGAGGTTTTCCAGCAGGCGGACTTCCGGACCGGGCCACTGCTGCGGGAGATATTTCTCTCCCGCGAATTCTACGCCGCCTCCTCCATCCGCAGCCAGATCAAATGCCCCGTCCAGTATTCGGTCGGGCTGCTCAAACAACTTGAGATTTCCACCCCGCCCGCCGGCTTTCCGATCACCTCCGGAGAACAGCTCGGTCAGGTGCTCTTCATGCCGCCGAACGTGGCTGGCTGGGACTGGGGGCAGGCGTGGATCAACACGAACACCCTTCTCACCCGCTACAATCTCGCCGGATACCTCACAAAAGGGGCCGGAGAGACGGAAAAAGTCATGGCGAGTGAAAAGGTGAGGATGCCCGGGATGAAAGACACCCCCAAGCGGGCGGCCCGTGGCTGGGATGGACCGGACTACGAGAAGATCGCCCCCCGTCCCCTGCGCGAGAATCCCGAAAACCTCGTGGACTCGCTCATTTTCCGCTTCTTCCAAGGACCGCTACCCGAAAAAGCGCGCGGCCCGCTTGTCGAATACGCCATCGCCAAAAAAGGCGCCATCTTCACCAACAAGGAAACCGCCGAGCTGTGCCACCTCATGCTCAGCACACCCTATTACCAACTTTACTGACTACGCCATCCGATGAAAACACGTCGTGACTTCCTCCGAACCACCGTTCTCGGCGCCTCCGCCGCGTGGACAGTGCCCATGTTTGTCGAGCGCACCTTCGGCCAGCTTCATGAAGGTGCCCGTGACATCGCCATCCAGCCGGTGACCGGCAAGGATGACACCATTCTCGTCGTGCTCCAGCTCGCGGGCGGGAATGACGGTCTGAACACGCTCGTTCCTTATGCGGACGACGCCTACCACAAGGCGCGTCCCCGCATTGCGAAAAAGGAGAAGGACATCATCCGGCTGAATGACCACGTGGGCTTGAACAGCTCGATGCCGTTCCTTGGCTCGATGTTCAAGGAAGGGAACCTCGGAATCGTCCAGGGTGTGGGCTATCCGAATCCGAACCGCTCCCACTTCGTCTCCACCTCCATCTGGGAAACGGCGGATACCTCCAACCGTTCCGCCACGGGATGGCTCGGGCGGTATTTCGACAACGCCTGCCCCGGCGCGGATCCCACCGTCGGCATCAGCTTCAACAAGACGCAGCCGGAAGCCTTCGGCGCGGCGAAGAACCCCGGTGTCTGCCTGAATTCTCCCGAACTCTACCGCTGGATCCACGGCGGCGGTGAAAAGGCGCAGGCGGAGGAGTTTTTCGCCGAACTCAACCAGCCCGACGACCACGCGGACGATGACATGCCCGCCGACGGCGGTTCCATCGCCATGCCCGCCGGTGGAAAAACCGGTGGCATCGCAGGCGAGGGGAACCTGGCGTTTCTCGAACGCGTCGCGCTGGATGCCCGTGTCAGCTCGAAGACGATCCTCGAGCTCGCCGCGAAGCATAAGACGAACGTGCGCTACGACGGCACACCGCTCGCGCGGAACCTCAACCTCGTTTCCCGCATGATCGCGGGCGGCATGCCCACACGGGTTTACTACGTCAGCCACGGCGGCTTCGACACCCACAACCAGCAGGCGAACTCACATGACCGCCTGCTCGGACAGCTCGACAGCGCGCTCAAATCCTTCTTCGCGGATCTCAAGCAGCAGGGAAATGACAAGCGGGTCGTGCTCATGACCTTCTCGGAATTCGGCCGGCGCGTCGCGGAAAACGCCAGCGCCGGGACGGATCACGGAAAAGCATCCTGCCTTTTCCTGGCCGGAGCCGCGGTGAAAGGCGGCCTCCACGGCGTCCACCCGAGCCTGACGGATCTGTCGGAGGGAGACATCAGGCACACGGTGGACTTCCGCAGTGTCTATGGCGGCGTGCTGGGCGACTGGTTGAAAGCGCCGAAGATGAAACCCATCCTCGGGGCGGAATATCCGAAGATGGGTTTGATCGGCTGAGGTTCCCGGTGTTTCCGGAGATCCGGGCTCTGAAGCAGCGCAGCCGTCTTTGTCAATTTTCCGGATGAACAGGCCGCCCGGTGGCGTCGATCATGGTCGTCGTGAGCAATATCATCACACGGGAGCCATCCGGGCGTGTCTGCACCGCCACCCTCGTACCGTGATCATCGGTGTATCCGGAGTCTGAAACGTCCGACCGTTTCCGAACGATTGTTTTTTTTCCGGAACTGTCCAATTCGCCCGTGGTGTTGGTGAAGTTGAAAGCCACGTCGTGTCCGAAACCCAGTGCGCCGCCCTTTACTTGCAACACGGTTCCGACGTATTTCGGTTCGAGAGCGGCGGCTTCCTCATTCGCAGGTGTGACGAGCAGTTTGGTGAGTTTGATATCGACACTTTGGCCGTCTTTGCCTGTCACCGCAGGCATTGTCGCGACATCCACACTCCGCTTCTGAGACATTTGGCGTATCAGCAACTGGAGTTCCGAAGCTGTCATCCGCGGGTTGTAGGATGGAGTGAAGGCGAGATCCGAACCCATTTCGATGACATGGGTGACGAATTTGTGCTGCCGTGGAACGTCGCTTTTGAGCGAGTTCACCAGCGCGGAAATCATCTCGGCGTCGGAGGCGTTCGTCGTTTCCAACACCAACTCGTCCTGATGATTGAGAGACAGCCGCGTGGTTGGATCCAGCTCCAGCCC from Luteolibacter yonseiensis includes these protein-coding regions:
- a CDS encoding U32 family peptidase codes for the protein MPSLPPDTTPELLAPAGNWDCARAAVAAGADAIFFGLPKFNARLRADNFIEADLVELMDFLHRHGVKGFVTMNTLIFTSELKAAEEQLRKIAAAGVDALIIQDLGLAKLARTVAPNVELHASTQMTITSPEGLAFAETLFPMERAVLARELSIKEIERFHAHNTESLDLKTPLEVFVHGALCVAYSGQCLTSESLGQRSANRGECAQACRMPYEIVVDGEKRELGAVRYLLSPQDLAAVDLVPQLVKAGVKSFKIEGRLKSPEYVSAVTRVYRKALDATISDSESPITPSDRYELEMTFSRGLSTGWFAGTNHPYLTHGKFGKKRGPLLGTIIDCGPGWIRLGNLTGVPFTAGDGVVFDAGENRDLEQGARIWVIEGDRLIFHLTYSGINFDRIKPGHTLYKTSDPKLDSELRRFWQNTRPAEKKTPLHFVVTGQPGEPITVAAAYAGRTFSESSAMALLEAEKHPLGAEKLAEQLGRLGDSSFELGSLDNRLQGNCHIAVSALNQLRRALVKQLEDAAAIKPEPPKITTTHRDLLPAVTRSATSTAPHLSVLCRTMDQVSSALECGVETLYCDFEDPRRYKEAVALVRTSDSAIHLATPRILKPGEMGYLKLIEKAAPDGLLLRNLASLHFYKDRHDLKKIGDFSLNVANPITAKLLMENASLDHLTISYDLNIGQVLDLLAGAPPEWFELTLHQHMPMFHMEHCVFCTFLSKGTTYKDCGRPCESHVVHLRDRVGQLHRLQADVGCRNTLFNGKAQTGARYYEHLRAAGLSRFRIELLDETDDAAKTIRAYQDLLSGKSDAFDLIDKVHALEKLGVTEGTLAEL
- a CDS encoding DUF1800 domain-containing protein, with amino-acid sequence MLPKADQTWTIFEAAHLLNRAGFGGSPSDIRNFHGLGREKAVESLVSPAEPLDAFPLPEWSSDEQVAEDYKKLIAGRQALRQQSRGLSPEKAEMAKREAQRAVRREYREREAEARTWWFRRMLTTEAPLREKMTLFWHDHFATSVQKVKQTALVVRQNDLFRRHAFGSFRDLTQAILMDPAMTLYLDTQSSKKGMPNENFAREVMELFTLGEGNYSEQDIREAARAFTGYQINRATGTVTHNKKQWDGSNKTIFGKTAPYDGKGVIDLIFTKKETARFMAGKLWEFFVYEKPNAAALDALAEVFQQADFRTGPLLREIFLSREFYAASSIRSQIKCPVQYSVGLLKQLEISTPPAGFPITSGEQLGQVLFMPPNVAGWDWGQAWINTNTLLTRYNLAGYLTKGAGETEKVMASEKVRMPGMKDTPKRAARGWDGPDYEKIAPRPLRENPENLVDSLIFRFFQGPLPEKARGPLVEYAIAKKGAIFTNKETAELCHLMLSTPYYQLY
- a CDS encoding DUF1501 domain-containing protein → MKTRRDFLRTTVLGASAAWTVPMFVERTFGQLHEGARDIAIQPVTGKDDTILVVLQLAGGNDGLNTLVPYADDAYHKARPRIAKKEKDIIRLNDHVGLNSSMPFLGSMFKEGNLGIVQGVGYPNPNRSHFVSTSIWETADTSNRSATGWLGRYFDNACPGADPTVGISFNKTQPEAFGAAKNPGVCLNSPELYRWIHGGGEKAQAEEFFAELNQPDDHADDDMPADGGSIAMPAGGKTGGIAGEGNLAFLERVALDARVSSKTILELAAKHKTNVRYDGTPLARNLNLVSRMIAGGMPTRVYYVSHGGFDTHNQQANSHDRLLGQLDSALKSFFADLKQQGNDKRVVLMTFSEFGRRVAENASAGTDHGKASCLFLAGAAVKGGLHGVHPSLTDLSEGDIRHTVDFRSVYGGVLGDWLKAPKMKPILGAEYPKMGLIG
- a CDS encoding SIR2 family NAD-dependent protein deacylase, whose protein sequence is MTSLTHARKALEEAEALLITAGAGMGVDSGLPDFRGNEGFWKAYPPLAARGIAFHDIANPGWFEEDPALAWGFYGHRLNLYRRTLPHEGFGMLLEAALRMKAGYFVVTSNVDGHFQKAGFSPDNILEIHGSIHHLQCRTACKAGLWSADGLEIEVDLESCEATSKLPSCPACGEMARPNIMMFGDYWWLGKREKEQRAAYDRWLESVRGKRLVVVECGAGTAIPSIRMLSSRVAEAPEATLIRINPRDCDVGPGEISLPVGAQEGIRQLLTP
- a CDS encoding LacI family DNA-binding transcriptional regulator: MQQIAERRAVSQSAIAREAGVARTTVSLALRGGEGLNHKTIARVMDAADALGYRPNNLVHAIRSGRTRMIGVMVPPSNSFWSDVLHGIHDGLTEHDYVPLALWSQHQMPQTNEVLELRQIERLMDWRVDGAILWPWFANLYRTHISDLKRRDLPLVTIDSMLPDSFRADVVQTDEAQGAEAVVDHLLSLGHKEILHFAGPNSESWARDRRSCFAEVLRRAPGVKPHFVELPVTQSRRTYIRETLECLDKVTAVFCATDEIAEDVYREAAALGKRIPEDLSVIGYGNESFGSRLTPALTTVKQKPYSMGLAAARMIVSRIEQTKAAKPKMERMPVELVPRMSTAVARGGDTSGYQI